GTAAtaggctgaaatggactggtactgaccattttcaatcagaaaatcttatggtttctatgcctgcaatgacaaattcaagaggaatagctgcacattcatcttcaaaaaaCACATTTCAAGATTAATCCTGAAGCACAATGGATAATATCTATCTGTACACAAGGAAATCTAGTCAAATCAACTATGATTAAATTTTTAGCACCTACAAGGCTATTGAAGAAATTTAATAACTCTACTTATAtctgtagtctgaaattgatgaaagatgcaatcaagatgtgttgataattattgaccattggaatacaaaagttggggcGGAAgagagaaggaacagtagttgcaaTATATGGTCTGGATGATAGAAATGAATCCCAAGATCCCATGCCAGGATTTTGCAAAATGATTTCTTGATTCCAAATACCCTTTTCCAAAAGCATAAAAGCATGTGgccttttccagatggaatacatggaaTCATATTGACTTCATTTGTGGGAATCAATGTATGTcaagcaaataatcagataagctggattatatgaagaaaaatgcagcatcagaaATGGAGGAAGGCTTGACAGCCTTCGATAtggagatgatacaaccttgcttggcagaagtgaggacttgaagtacttgctgatgcagatcaagaacTGAAGCCTTCCAtttggattagaactcaatgtaaagaaaaacaaagcttcCAACTGGATgataaccaataggtaacatgatgataaatggagaaaagaatgaattTGTAAAGGACTTCATTTTTCTTGCATGTAATTGTGTTAGTCCGGTTGACTAGAAAACAAATCTaggaacactcatatatgtgtaagagaaaatTTGATATCATAGACAattacatattgagaaaacatcccaacccagtccatatcaagtctataaatccaatattagcccatacggtCAATACTAGTCTATGgcttgctcttcagactcatgcagcacacgcaatgatgctgcagGAAGATACAGgccaggtggaaagtcttgtggatctactgGCAGTAGATGCATCTCCACAAAACTCCTCCAGCTCTCTAAGCGTCTCCACCACAAGAAAGTGAAGCAAAGAGATAGAAGAAGTTCACAGAGTCTTcacaagaaggccacacccacgaggaggcatcatcaggctttgacctgattgacaggctagactccaccccttgtttatcaagttggcatggaAATATTTAATTACCACAGCAATCAGTGTTCATTGAAGCAACAATTCAGATATGATAGGAACAGTGCATTAGGTATCTGTTCCACAAGACCTTTTGAAGTGATTAAAAGAAAGAAGgctacttcgaggactaaggcatgcctgaccccaggcatggtgttttcaatcatgtcctagttggacattgaacaaagacGACAGAAGGaaatttgatgcatttgatttgtaGTActagaaaataatattgaaagtaccaagggctggtaaaaggacaaacagatctgtcttggaagaagtatggccagagtgttttTCAGAAGCAAGACTGTggcttacatcctttggacatgtcagaagagacaagtcCATGGAGAAGATCATCATATTTGGCAAAGCAGCaaagcagtgaaaagaggaaggccctggtcaAGAGGGATggatagcaatgggctcaagcataggaacaattgttagGATGGCTCAAAACTGAGCAGTGTCTTATTCTGTTGGGCATAAGGTCACTACAGGTCAGAATCAATtttcagcacctaacaacaaggattAAGAcagtgaatgatgcagggagcatcaAAGGAGTAAAGAATGCACAGCGTAACTAGACAAAAAAAGTGTTACTTGATGATTAACTATTTCAAGAGGCTCATATAAACAGGAACCAGTGGTactcaaggaagaagttcaagctgtagtCAAAGCATTAGTCCAAAAAAAGTCTACAGGAATTTGAAAATtaccatttgaaatgtttcaacaagtaaaTGAAGAACTtaaacactcacttgtctataccaagaaatttggaagatagttacttggccagctgactggaaaagatccatatttgtaccagtTCTAAAGAAAGGCCACCCAAAAGAATGCGCAAGTTataaaacagtatcattaatatcaaatgTAAGAAAATTTTTACTCAATTTTCCACCAAAAGttatagcagtacattgatagggtgTCGGCTAAaaataggaaaaacaaacaaataagacaaaaccaagaaatatgtttacttacattttactggctatacaaaggcatttgactgtgtacaTATAAAAAATATATGGGAGCCCCAGTCACTGAGCCGCCGCCGAGGACTCAGCAGCCTCCCCCTCGAGCCCCCTCGCTTCCCGACGCTCCGTCCCCACTGCCCGCCTTCTCCAGCCGCCGCCTTCCGCAGGCCGTTTCCACCGAGGAAAAGGAATCGTATCGTATGTCCGCTATCCAGAACCTCCACTCTTTCGACCCCTTTGCTGATGCAAGTAAGGGTGATGACCTGCTGCCTGCGGGGACAGAGGATTATATCCATATAAGAATTCAACAGCGCAACGGCAGGAAGACCCTGACcactgtccaagggatcgctgatgactacgacaaaaagaagctagtgaaggcctttaagaagaaatttgcctgcaatggtactgtgattgagcatccagaatatggagaagtgattcagctccagggtgaccagcgcaagaacatatgccagttccttgtagagattggactggctaaggacgaccagctgaaggttcatgggttttaagtgcttgtggctcacggaagcttaagtgaggatttccttgcaatgagtagaaaaattccctctgtcccttgtcacaagtttaaaacctcacagcttgtatgatgtaaccatttggggtccacttttaacttggactagtgtaactccttcatgcaataaactgaaaagagccaaaaaatatatatatatgggtaatctcaagaagaacgggaattccagaacgcttaaTTCAGTTTAATGAGGAAAAGAGATAGCcattttcagaaaaatgaaacaggaattATACCTTATAATACCATGTACAAAAATAGTAAAAATCCTCTTAGCATTAATTGAATACATAGATCTTCAATACTTAAAACTTAAACCTCAAATTGTAATATTTATAACAGAAAAACAGGGACAAAGCTCTTTACTCAGACCGATGGTATAAATTTAATATCAAATACAATTAAAACTAACAAACATCAAAGTTAAACTGGATAACTCTGCCTTACTAAAATGAAATGTTTATGATCAACAAAATCTTCACCAAAAGTATAATGAGATAATCTTTCACTAATACAAGAATGGCAATGATATTTTAACATATCTGATAAGGTTCTAATTTGTAGTTTATATAACACCCCAACCTATCAGCAACAGAAAAGAtacaatctaatttaaaaattgGCTTAGGCCATGATCAgacattttacacaaacacacacacacacacacacacacacacacacacacacacactacattcaTACTTGTGTTATTTAACTAttggaaaattaaataaaaatgagaTACCTCCCCCAACAATTAAGAGACTGATAAAAAATGtaacaacaagcaaacaacaataacaacaaaaagaaacagacaATACCAAATGCTTGGGCGAAATCCAAACAATGGCGGGAC
The Tenrec ecaudatus isolate mTenEca1 chromosome 3, mTenEca1.hap1, whole genome shotgun sequence DNA segment above includes these coding regions:
- the LOC142443452 gene encoding eukaryotic translation initiation factor 1, with amino-acid sequence MSAIQNLHSFDPFADASKGDDLLPAGTEDYIHIRIQQRNGRKTLTTVQGIADDYDKKKLVKAFKKKFACNGTVIEHPEYGEVIQLQGDQRKNICQFLVEIGLAKDDQLKVHGF